One part of the Truepera radiovictrix DSM 17093 genome encodes these proteins:
- a CDS encoding L-ribulose-5-phosphate 4-epimerase, whose protein sequence is MSDASELRREVCALHAYLPAHRLVAWTSGNLSGRAPGAKTMLIKPSGVMFEDLTPESLCEVDIETLEARGPYKVSSDTATHAYIYRHMPEVGGVVHTHSPYATAFAAVGREIPCFLTAMADEFGGPIPCGGFALIGGEEIGREVVRVLRGHRSPAVVMQNHGVFALGPTPRAALKAAVMCEDVARTSFLALQLGTPVPLAQEAIDKLHERYTTVYGQ, encoded by the coding sequence ATGAGTGACGCTAGCGAGTTGCGCCGCGAGGTCTGCGCGCTCCACGCCTACTTGCCCGCCCACCGCCTGGTGGCCTGGACGAGCGGCAACCTCAGCGGCCGCGCGCCGGGGGCGAAGACGATGCTGATCAAACCCTCCGGGGTGATGTTTGAAGACCTCACCCCCGAGAGCCTCTGCGAGGTGGATATCGAGACGCTCGAGGCTAGAGGCCCCTACAAGGTCTCCTCGGACACCGCCACGCACGCCTACATCTACCGCCACATGCCCGAGGTCGGCGGCGTCGTGCACACCCACAGCCCCTACGCCACGGCCTTTGCCGCTGTCGGCCGCGAGATCCCCTGCTTTTTGACCGCCATGGCCGACGAGTTCGGCGGGCCGATCCCCTGCGGGGGATTTGCGCTCATCGGCGGCGAGGAGATCGGCCGCGAGGTCGTGCGGGTGCTGCGGGGCCACCGCTCGCCCGCGGTGGTCATGCAAAACCACGGCGTCTTCGCGCTCGGGCCGACCCCTAGAGCGGCGCTCAAGGCGGCCGTGATGTGCGAAGACGTCGCGCGCACCTCGTTTTTGGCGCTGCAGCTCGGTACGCCCGTGCCG